A DNA window from Pyrus communis chromosome 3, drPyrComm1.1, whole genome shotgun sequence contains the following coding sequences:
- the LOC137728038 gene encoding pre-mRNA-processing factor 39-1-like isoform X3 gives MQQEWGRLAMIYSRILENPNQQLDRYWNSFKELAGSRPLSELRTAEEAAAAGGAHSEGIDKVNGEDVQSDGAEQSPKPVSADLTEAEELEKYITVREDVYKKAKEFDSKIISFETAIRRPYFHVRPLNSVELENWTSYLDFIEREGDLSKVVKLYERCLIACANYPEYWIRYVLCMEASGSMDIANNALARATQVFVKRQPEIHLFAARFKEQSGDIPGAQAAYQLVHSELSPGLLEAIVKHANMEHRLGNVEAAYSLYEQAIAIEKGKEHSQTLPMLYAQYSRFTYLVSLNAEKAREILDGALEHVQLSRAFLESMIVFETIQPLPKRIDHIDSLVVKFIEPSSESPNFASIADREELSGIYLEFVNLFGDAVSIKKAEDRHAKLFIPHRSSTSELKKRQAEDFLSSDKVKLAKAYSGVPSPAQSIMGAYPNAQSQWPAGYGAQPQAWPPATQATQGQQWPAGYTQQPYNAYGGYGTAGYANPQAPAVAPQTAAYGAYPSTYPAQQAVPPQSYAHPTVAAVAPAAAVAPAPQPASVPQAYYGSYY, from the exons ATGCAGCAGGAGTGGGGCCGCCTTGCCATGATCTATTCACGAATATTAGAGAACCCAAATCAGCAACTGGATCGGTATTGGAACAG CTTTAAGGAGTTAGCTGGAAGTCGGCCACTCTCAGAATTGAGGACTGCTGAAGAAGCTGCAGCAGCAGGAGGTGCACATTCAGAGGGTATTGACAAAGTAAATGGGGAAGATGTTCAATCTGATGGTGCAGAACAATCTCCTAAACCTGTAAGTGCTGACTTAACAGAAGCAGAGGAGTTGGAGAAGTATATCACCGTTAGAGAAGATGTGTATAAGAAAGCTAAAGAGTTCGATTCTAAGATCATTAGTTTTGAAACAGCTATTAGGAGGCCCTACTTTCACGTGCGGCCTCTCAATTCTGTAGAGCTTGAAAATTGGACCAGCTACCTAGACTTTATAGAAAGGGAAGGCGACTTGAGCAAG gTTGTCAAGCTATATGAAAGGTGCCTAATTGCTTGTGCTAATTATCCTGAATATTGGATTCGATATGTTCTATGCATGGAGGCCAGTGGAAGTATGGATATTGCCAATAATGCTCTTGCACGTGCAACCCAGGTTTTTGTGAAG AGACAACCGGAGATTCACCTTTTTGCTGCTCGATTCAAAGAGCAGAGTGGGGATATACCTGGTGCTCAAGCTGCCTATCAACTTGTACATTCTGAACTCTCGCCTGGTCTTCTTGAAGCAATCGTGAAGCATGCAAATATGGAACACCGTTTG ggAAATGTGGAAGCTGCCTACTCTTTATACGAACAGGCCATTGCcattgaaaaaggaaaagagcATTCACAGACGTTACCCATGTTGTATGCTCAGTACTCTCGGTTCACTTACCTG GTTTCTTTGAATGCGGAAAAAGCTAGAGAAATTTTAGATGGAGCACTTGAGCATGTACAACTGTCAAGAGCATTTCTtgag TCCATGATAGTTTTCGAGACAATACAGCCACTGCCAAAGCGAATTGATCACATAGATTCATTGGTTGTGAAGTTCATAGAGCCCAGCTCAGAGAGCCCCAATTTTGCTAGCATTGCTGACAGAGAAGAGCTATCTGGCATCTATTTGGAG TTTGTTAATCTCTTTGGAGATGCAGTGTCTATCAAGAAGGCTGAGGATCGACATGCTAAGCTCTTCATACCTCATAGGAGCAGCACGTCAGAGTTGAAAAAACGTCAAGCTGAGGACTTTCTATCTTCAGATAAAGTGAAGCTAGCTAAAGCTTACTCTGGTGTTCCATCGCCCGCCCAGTCGATCATGGGAGCATATCCAAATGCACAGAGCCAATGGCCAGCTGGTTATGGTGCACAGCCTCAAGCTTGGCCACCGGCTACGCAAGCTACTCAGGGACAACAGTGGCCAGCTGGTTATACCCAACAG CCGTACAATGCATATGGTGGTTATGGAACTGCTGGCTACGCTAATCCGCAAGCGCCCGCGGTGGCACCACAAACTGCTGCTTATGGTGCTTATCCTTCTACATATCCTGCTCAG CAGGCCGTCCCGCCACAAAGTTACGCGCATCCAACCGTGGCAGCGGTAGCACCAGCGGCAGCAGTAGCGCCGGCTCCGCAGCCTGCTTCAGTTCCTCAGGCGTATTATGGGAGTTACTACTGA